From the Lathyrus oleraceus cultivar Zhongwan6 chromosome 4, CAAS_Psat_ZW6_1.0, whole genome shotgun sequence genome, one window contains:
- the LOC127075328 gene encoding alpha,alpha-trehalose-phosphate synthase [UDP-forming] 1 — translation MPGNKYNGDSNHIPGRVERLLRDRELRKRGSENNDYLEQDQEKDDVEKLSSSSLITERRQQEGDDAVGKYGSSNRQRLLVVANRLPVSAIRKGEDCWSLEISAGGLVSALLGVKEFEARWIGWAGVNVPDVVGQKALTKALAEKRCIPVFLDEEIVHQYYNGYCNNILWPLFHYLGLPQEDRLATTRSFQSQFVAYEKANQMFADVVNQHYEEGDVVWCHDYHLMFLPKCLKKYNSKMKVGWFLHTPFPSSEIHRTLPSRSELLHSVLAADLVGFHTYDYARHFVSACTRILGLEGTPYGVEHQGKLTRVAAFPIGIDSERFIRALDLPQVQEHIKELQERFKGRKVMLGVDRLDMIKGIPQKILAFEKFLEENAYWRDKVVLLQIAVPTRTDVPEYQKLTSQVHEIVGRINGRFGSLTTVPIHHLDRSLDFHELCALYAVTDVALVTSLRDGMNLVSYEFVACQEKKKGVLILSEFAGAAQSLGAGAILVNPWNITEVATAIARALNMHPSEREKRHKHNFLHVKSHTAQEWAGTFVSELNDTVIEAQLRTRQVPPRLPTEIAIRRYRHSTNRLLILGFNGTLTEPVEKTGDQIKEMELKVHPELRQPLTALCNDPNTTVVVLSGSGRKVLDDNFKEYDLWLAAENGMFLQPSKGEWMTTMPEHLNMEWVDSVKHVFEYFTERTPRSHFDFEERETSLVWNYKYADVEFGKLQARDMLQHLWTGPISNSSVEVVQGSRSVEVRAVGVTKGAAIDRILGEIVHSKSMTSPIDYVLCIGHFLGKDEDLYTFFEPELPSIGVGLPRSNKLPTEAVKFSVEKKPALKIPASSKNGAKSSSSQNKAQKAVSNSDQKKTNNQICSSLRRPAPENISRNVLDLKKENYFSCAVGRSRTNARYTLASPDHVVEFLMELADALPRSC, via the exons ATGCCAGGGAATAAATACAATGGTGATTCAAATCATATACCGGGACGTGTAGAAAGGTTGTTAAGAGATAGAGAGTTGAGAAAAAGAGGAAGTGAAAACAATGACTACTTGGAGCAGGATCAAGAGAAAGATGATGTTGAGAAACTATCATCATCGTCGTTAATAACTGAGAGAAGACAACAAGAAGGAGATGATGCTGTTGGAAAGTATGGTAGTAGTAATAGACAGAGGCTTTTGGTTGTGGCTAACAGATTGCCCGTGTCCGCCATTAGAAAAGGTGAAGATTGTTGGTCTTTGGAGATAAGTGCTGGTGGCCTCGTTAGTGCTCTCCTAG GTGTGAAGGAGTTTGAGGCAAGGTGGATAGGTTGGGCCGGTGTCAATGTTCCAGATGTGGTTGGACAGAAGGCACTCACTAAAGCCTTAGCTGAAAAG AGGTGTATCCCGGTATTTCTAGATGAAGAGATTGTTCATCAATATTACAATGGCTATTGCAACAATATTTTATGGCCTCTTTTCCATTACCTTGGGCTTCCACAAGAAGACCGTCTTGCCACCACGCGTAGTTTCCAATCTCAATTTGTGGCCTATGAGAAAGCAAATCAAATGTTTGCTGATGTTGTGAACCAACATTATGAAGAGGGTGATGTTGTTTGGTGCCATGATTACCATCTTATGTTCCTTCCAAAATGCTTGAAGAAATATAACAGTAAAATGAAAGTTGGGTGGTTTCTTCACACCCCTTTTCCTTCTTCTGAAATTCACAGGACACTGCCGTCTCGTTCCGAGCTTTTGCATTCTGTTCTTGCAGCTGATTTAGTTGG TTTTCACACTTATGATTATGCAAGACATTTTGTTAGTGCCTGTACTCGCATCCTTGGACTTGAAGGTACACCTTATGGGGTTGAGCATCAAGGGAAGCTAACTCGAGTTGCCGCC TTTCCAATTGGGATAGATTCAGAACGATTTATACGGGCGCTAGACCTTCCTCAAGTGCAGGAACATATCAAAGAATTACAAGAAAGATTCAAAGGAAGAAAG GTAATGTTAGGTGTTGATCGCCTTGATATGATTAAAGGAATCCCTCAGAAAATTCTAGCGTTTGAAaagtttttggaagaaaatgCTTATTGGCGCGATAAAGTAGTTTTGCTTCAAATCGCCGTCCCAACACGAACAGATGTTCCTGAAT ATCAAAAGCTTACAAGTCAGGTTCATGAAATTGTTGGTCGCATCAATGGTAGATTTGGATCATTGACTACTGTTCCTATACATCACCTG GATCGCTCTCTTGACTTTCATGAACTATGTGCTCTGTACGCAGTTACGG ATGTAGCACTAGTCACATCTTTAAGGGATGGAATGAATCTTGTGAGTTATGAATTTGTGGCCTGCCAGGAGAAAAAGAAAGGGGTTCTCATTCTTAGTGAA TTTGCTGGTGCAGCACAATCTCTTGGTGCCGGGGCAATTCTTGTCAATCCCTGGAACATTACAGAAGTTGCTACTGCAATTGCAAGGGCTCTGAATATGCACCCGTCGGAGAGAGAAAAGAGACATAAGCATAATTTTCTTCATGTGAAATCCCACACTGCACAAGAATGGGCAGGAACTTTTGTCAG CGAACTAAATGATACTGTTATCGAGGCACAACTAAGGACTAGACAAGTTCCGCCTAGGCTTCCAACAGAGATTGCAATTAGACGTTATCGACACTCAACTAATAGATTGCTCATATTG GGATTCAATGGAACTTTAACAGAACCGGTTGAGAAAACTGGTGATCAGATTAAAGAAATGGAACTTAAGGTGCATCCAGAACTGAGACAACCCTTAACAGCACTTTGCAATGATCCAAATACCACAGTAGTTGTGCTCAGTGGAAGTGGAAGAAAAGTTCTAGATGAT AATTTCAAAGAATATGACCTGTGGTTGGCAGCAGAGAATGGGATGTTTTTACAACCTTCAAAGGGTGAATGGATGACAACAATGCCGGAGCACCTGAATATGGAATGGGTCGACAGCGTGAAA CATGTTTTTGAGTACTTCACAGAAAGAACACCGCGGTCACACTTTGATTTTGAAGAAAGGGAAACTTCACTTGTATGGAATTACAAATATGCAG ACGTAGAGTTTGGAAAACTTCAAGCAAGAGATATGCTGCAACATCTCTGGACAGGTCCGATTTCTAATTCGTCAGTTGAAGTTGTTCAAGGCAGCCGATCGGTTGAGGTTAGAGCTGTTGGCGTTACAAAG GGAGCAGCTATTGACCGCATCCTAGGAGAGATAGTTCACAGTAAATCAATGACATCGCCGATTGATTATGTTCTTTGTATAGGACATTTTCTCGGAAAG GATGAAGATCTTTATACCTTTTTTGAGCCGGAGCTTCCATCTATTGGTGTTGGTCTTCCGCGAAGTAATAAGTTACCAACAGAAGCAGTTAAGTTTTCAGTTGAGAAGAAACCAGCTTTGAAAATTCCAGCTAGTAGTAAAAATGGAGCAAAGTCATCATCATCTCAAAACAAGGCTCAAAAGGCAGTCTCAAATTCTGATCAGAAGAAAACAAATAATCAAATTTGCAGTTCACTGCGACGCCCGGCTCCAGAAAATATATCACGGAATGTCCTTGACCTTAAGAAGGAGAATTACTTCTCATGCGCTGTTGGACGAAGCCGAACCAATGCTCGATATACACTTGCCTCACCCGATCATGTTGTTGAGTTTCTGATGGAACTAGCGGATGCATTACCGCGCTCTTGTTAA